From Bacteroidota bacterium, one genomic window encodes:
- a CDS encoding tryptophan 7-halogenase — protein sequence MNEYDIAIIGGGPAGSSAATYLSKMGYNVAVFEKEKFPREHVGESLIPFCYYRLKDMGVIDEVRKFATKKPGINFIDKDGRRESVWCFERVLTDGAGMIFHTPRAEFDKCLLDHSAKCGAHIFEEHRVFEVNLENTNEVTLRAQDISGEEKIIRAKFLLDASGQSSFLAKKLNDKTHYAGLDRVAFYRRWVNNKYDDSLNAGMIKIVYLGGEKKGWFWVIPIGRNYLSIGVSLNHDYVREQKKKFTGDDWKNKLYAQELSEAVCLHDILRDSVPEHDTLTISDYSYFAKKKYGKNWAMIGDAGAFLDPIFSSGLFVAMETAFRVTKVVDTHLKKGIDNAQLEFAEAFIDIEGGYRLIEQFVRLFYDQELMKFSDTGSSDDGFQKFLNAYDTFHYLLAGDFFSHWKKYSGFLDTLTKERNFNQFIHYVKSRAGQIADKEYCRYSFEEIYGHLPEKSTIEKQNEKISK from the coding sequence ATGAACGAATATGATATAGCCATTATTGGTGGCGGCCCGGCCGGATCTTCTGCTGCAACTTATCTTTCAAAGATGGGTTACAACGTTGCAGTTTTCGAAAAAGAAAAATTCCCGCGCGAGCACGTGGGCGAATCGCTCATTCCTTTTTGTTATTACCGCCTTAAAGACATGGGCGTGATCGACGAGGTGAGAAAATTTGCAACAAAAAAACCCGGAATAAATTTCATTGACAAGGATGGCAGGCGCGAATCTGTCTGGTGTTTCGAACGCGTGCTTACCGACGGAGCCGGAATGATCTTTCACACGCCACGTGCTGAGTTCGACAAATGTTTGCTCGATCATTCTGCAAAATGCGGCGCACATATTTTTGAAGAACATCGCGTGTTTGAAGTGAATCTTGAAAATACAAATGAGGTAACGCTTCGGGCTCAGGATATTTCAGGCGAAGAAAAAATTATTCGTGCAAAATTTCTTCTTGATGCCAGCGGACAGTCTTCTTTTCTCGCAAAAAAATTAAACGACAAAACACATTATGCAGGGCTTGATCGTGTAGCTTTTTACCGCCGCTGGGTGAATAACAAATATGATGATTCTCTCAATGCAGGAATGATCAAGATCGTTTATCTCGGCGGAGAAAAGAAAGGTTGGTTCTGGGTGATCCCTATTGGCAGAAATTATCTCAGCATCGGCGTTTCGCTGAATCATGATTATGTGCGTGAGCAGAAAAAAAAGTTTACCGGCGATGACTGGAAAAACAAATTGTATGCGCAGGAACTTTCTGAAGCGGTTTGTCTTCATGATATCCTGCGTGATTCAGTTCCTGAGCACGACACACTTACCATCAGCGATTATTCTTACTTCGCGAAAAAAAAATACGGAAAGAACTGGGCAATGATCGGCGATGCCGGCGCTTTTCTCGACCCTATTTTTTCCAGCGGATTATTCGTGGCAATGGAAACTGCATTCCGTGTTACAAAAGTTGTGGACACGCATCTGAAAAAAGGAATTGACAACGCGCAATTGGAATTCGCAGAAGCGTTCATCGATATTGAAGGAGGTTACCGGCTCATCGAACAATTCGTTCGTTTATTCTATGATCAGGAGTTGATGAAATTTTCTGATACAGGAAGCAGCGACGATGGTTTTCAGAAATTCCTGAATGCCTACGATACTTTTCATTACCTGCTTGCCGGAGATTTTTTTTCGCATTGGAAAAAATATTCCGGATTCCTCGACACGCTCACAAAGGAGCGCAATTTCAACCAGTTCATTCATTATGTGAAATCGCGGGCCGGACAGATCGCGGATAAAGAATATTGCCGCTATTCCTTCGAAGAAATTTACGGACACCTGCCTGAAAAAAGTACCATTGAGAAACAAAATGAAAAAATATCAAAATGA
- a CDS encoding dienelactone hydrolase family protein, with protein MKTLSIFIPSIFFLLLVNCSGNVAGETKSDSVPDTTKVVATGKKISAPLKITFAAADGIIISADSYFSNDTLPWLLLCHQAGFSRGEYIETAPKLAELGYNCLAIDQRSGNEVNGVKNETAQRAKDAGRPTTYLDAEQDIIAAINYLYEQTKKPVILVGSSYSAGLVLKIATVNPLVKAVLAFSPGEYYGDKLNLAKTVSTLDKPVFITCSHDEIPDVRKIYDAIPSQHKTFFEPKSPGIHASRCLWETTDDYKEYWVAVKAFLKTGI; from the coding sequence ATGAAAACCTTAAGCATATTCATTCCTTCAATCTTTTTTCTCCTGCTTGTGAATTGCTCTGGAAATGTTGCTGGTGAAACTAAAAGTGATTCTGTTCCTGATACAACAAAAGTCGTGGCCACCGGCAAAAAAATTTCCGCCCCGTTGAAAATTACATTCGCCGCTGCTGATGGCATTATTATTTCTGCCGACAGTTATTTCAGCAATGATACTTTGCCGTGGTTACTTCTTTGTCACCAGGCTGGATTCAGTCGCGGTGAATACATCGAGACCGCGCCGAAACTGGCGGAGCTTGGTTACAATTGTCTCGCCATTGATCAACGTTCGGGAAATGAAGTGAACGGCGTGAAAAATGAAACAGCACAACGCGCGAAAGATGCTGGCAGGCCCACTACTTATCTCGATGCAGAACAGGACATCATTGCAGCAATTAATTATCTCTATGAGCAAACAAAAAAACCGGTGATCCTCGTTGGCAGTTCTTACTCCGCAGGATTAGTTCTGAAAATTGCAACGGTGAATCCATTGGTAAAAGCAGTGCTCGCATTTTCTCCCGGGGAATATTACGGCGACAAATTAAATCTTGCAAAAACTGTGAGCACACTCGACAAACCTGTTTTCATCACCTGCTCGCACGACGAAATTCCTGATGTGAGAAAAATTTACGACGCTATTCCATCTCAGCACAAAACTTTTTTCGAGCCGAAGTCGCCGGGTATTCACGCTTCGAGATGTTTGTGGGAAACAACCGATGATTATAAAGAATACTGGGTTGCGGTAAAAGCATTTCTGAAAACCGGAATATGA